The Ascaphus truei isolate aAscTru1 chromosome 3, aAscTru1.hap1, whole genome shotgun sequence genome includes a region encoding these proteins:
- the ZFX gene encoding zinc finger X-chromosomal protein isoform X2, whose protein sequence is MEEDVAELELQTSQPHAFFHTAGAGGPHLNGNEIIVEIQETVFVSDGDGNLAVQGYGHDDADSVVIQDVIEDVVIEDVPCSDIMEGTPVSETVIIPEQVLEDEVGTEVEEHELEEDETSLAHCNVPESELDSELVEGELTAPGAESDVHSVPEHMVGEEIAEDELGEEMISEEVLVADCASEAVIDANGISMEEHEGDDENCDNYLMISLDDAEKIDGTEEITMGSGVDGDHKMDGSCSEVIKVYIFKADPGEEDLGGTVDIVESESENGDGLLDLHGGGRLPREKMVYMAMNDSQNEDDLDVAEIADEVYMEVIVGEEDASVTHEHQLDDSELNKTFMPVAWAAAYAIIIGPDGHPLTVYPCMICGKKFKSRGFLKRHMKNHPEHLARKKYRCTDCDYTTNKKVSLHNHLESHKLTAAVVKTEKDLECDECGKVFLHTNALFAHKLTHKEKNGNKMHRCKFCEYETAEQGLLNRHLLAVHSKSFPHICVECGKGFRHPSELKKHMRTHTGEKPYLCQYCDYRSADSSNLKTHVKTKHSKEMPFKCEICLQTFADSKDLQAHAILHQESKSHQCLHCDHKSSNSSDLKRHVISVHTKDYPHKCEVCEKGFHRPSELKKHEAAHRGKKMHQCRHCEFQIADPFVLSRHILSVHTKELPFRCKRCRKGFRQQAELKKHMKTHSGKKVYQCEYCEYSTTDASGFKRHVISIHTKDYPHRCDYCKKGFRRPSEKNQHTLKHHKEASLA, encoded by the exons ATGGAAGAAGATGTAGCTGAGCTCGAGCTGCAGACATCCCAACCACATGCGTTTTTTCACACGGCAG GAGCTGGTGGGCCGCACCTTAATGGCAATGAAATCATTGTGGAAATCCAGGAGACCGTCTTCGTGTCGGACGGTGACGGGAACTTGGCGGTGCAGGGCTACGGGCACGACGATGCTGACTCTGTGGTCATCCAAGATGTAATTGAGGACGTGGTCATAGAGGACGTCCCCTGCTCCGACATCATGGAGGGGACCCCGGTGTCAGAGACGGTCATCATCCCCGAGCAGGTCCTGGAGGATGAGGTGGGCACAGAGGTGGAGGAGCACGAGCTGGAAGAGGATGAGACGTCCCTGGCCCACTGCAATGTGCCAGAGAGTGAATTGGACTCTGAACTGGTTGAGGGAGAGTTGACGGCGCCCGGTGCAGAGAGTGATGTTCACTCTGTTCCAGAGCACATGGTGGGAGAGGAGATTGCGGAGGACGAGCTTGGGGAAGAGATGATTTCAGAGGAGGTCCTGGTAGCGGACTGCGCCTCAGAGGCAGTGATCGACGCCAACGGGATCTCAATGGAGGAACATGAGGGCGATGATGAGAACTGTGACAACTACCTCATGATCTCAC TGGATGACGCTGAGAAGATTGACGGGACAGAGGAAATAACTATGGGAAGCGGGGTGGACGGTGACCATAAAATGGACGGATCGTGTTCAGAAGTGATCAAGGTGTACATCTTCAAAGCGGACCCGGGGGAGGAGGACTTGG GTGGCACGGTCGATATTGTGGAAAGCGAGTCGGAGAATGGCGACGGACTTCTCGATCTTCACGGTGGAGGGCGCCTGCCTCGGGAAAAGATGGTTTACATGGCCATGAATGACTCTCAGAATGAAGACGACTTGG ATGTGGCAGAGATTGCTGATGAGGTTTACATGGAGGTGATTGTTGGAGAGGAGGATGCTTCCGTGACCCACGAACACCAGCTGGATGACTCGGAATTGAACAAGACCTTCATGCCGGTAGCTTGGGCTGCCGCGTACG CCATAATCATTGGTCCTGATGGCCACCCGTTGACTGTTTACCCATGTATGATCTGCGGCAAGAAGTTCAAGTCCCGAGGCTTCCTGAAGAGGCACATGAAGAACCACCCGGAGCACCTGGCCCGCAAGAAGTACCGCTGCACGGACTGCGACTACACCACCAACAAGAAGGTGAGCCTGCATAACCACCTGGAGAGCCACAAGCTCACGGCTGCCGTCGTCAAAACGGAGAAGGACTTGGAGTGCGACGAGTGCGGGAAGGTGTTCCTGCATACCAATGCATTGTTTGCCCACAAGCTGACTCACAAGGAGAAGAATGGCAACAAGATGCACCGGTGCAAGTTCTGCGAGTATGAGACAGCGGAGCAGGGCCTGCTGAACAGACACCTGCTGGCGGTGCACAGCAAAAGCTTCCCGCACATCTGTGTGGAATGTGGTAAGGGCTTCCGCCACCCATCTGAGCTCAAGaagcacatgcgcacacacacaggggagaagccGTACCTGTGCCAGTACTGCGATTACAGGTCGGCCGACTCCTCCAACCTGAAGACTCACGTCAAGACCAAGCACAGCAAGGAGATGCCCTTCAAGTGTGAAATCTGCCTGCAGACGTTTGCAGACTCCAAGGACCTGCAGGCGCATGCCATCCTGCACCAGGAGAGCAAGAGCCACCAGTGCCTGCACTGCGACCACAAGAGCTCCAACTCCAGCGATCTGAAGCGGCACGTCATCTCTGTGCACACCAAGGACTACCCCCACAAGTGTGAGGTGTGCGAGAAGGGCTTCCACCGGCCCTCCGAGCTGAAGAAGCATGAGGCGGCACACCGGGGGAAAAAGATGCACCAATGCAGACACTGCGAGTTCCAGATTGCAGACCCCTTCGTGTTGAGCCGGCACATTCTGTCCGTGCACACCAAGGAGCTACCGTTCAGGTGCAAGCGCTGCCGAAAGGGCTTCAGGCAGCAGGCGGAACTGAAAAAGCACATGAAGACACACAGTGGTAAGAAGGTGTACCAGTGTGAGTACTGCGAGTACAGCACCACAGACGCTTCGGGCTTTAAACGCCACGTAATCTCCATCCACACCAAAGACTACCCCCACCGCTGCGACTACTGCAAGAAAGGCTTCCGCCGGCCGTCCGAAAAGAACCAGCACACCCTGAAACACCACAAAGAGGCCAGCTTGGCGTGA
- the ZFX gene encoding zinc finger X-chromosomal protein isoform X1, producing MEEDVAELELQTSQPHAFFHTAGAGGPHLNGNEIIVEIQETVFVSDGDGNLAVQGYGHDDADSVVIQDVIEDVVIEDVPCSDIMEGTPVSETVIIPEQVLEDEVGTEVEEHELEEDETSLAHCNVPESELDSELVEGELTAPGAESDVHSVPEHMVGEEIAEDELGEEMISEEVLVADCASEAVIDANGISMEEHEGDDENCDNYLMISLDDAEKIDGTEEITMGSGVDGDHKMDGSCSEVIKVYIFKADPGEEDLGGTVDIVESESENGDGLLDLHGGGRLPREKMVYMAMNDSQNEDDLDVAEIADEVYMEVIVGEEDASVTHEHQLDDSELNKTFMPVAWAAAYGNNTGSSLDGVEHRNGTASALLHIDESDGLDRLSKQKPKKRRRGENRQYQTAIIIGPDGHPLTVYPCMICGKKFKSRGFLKRHMKNHPEHLARKKYRCTDCDYTTNKKVSLHNHLESHKLTAAVVKTEKDLECDECGKVFLHTNALFAHKLTHKEKNGNKMHRCKFCEYETAEQGLLNRHLLAVHSKSFPHICVECGKGFRHPSELKKHMRTHTGEKPYLCQYCDYRSADSSNLKTHVKTKHSKEMPFKCEICLQTFADSKDLQAHAILHQESKSHQCLHCDHKSSNSSDLKRHVISVHTKDYPHKCEVCEKGFHRPSELKKHEAAHRGKKMHQCRHCEFQIADPFVLSRHILSVHTKELPFRCKRCRKGFRQQAELKKHMKTHSGKKVYQCEYCEYSTTDASGFKRHVISIHTKDYPHRCDYCKKGFRRPSEKNQHTLKHHKEASLA from the exons ATGGAAGAAGATGTAGCTGAGCTCGAGCTGCAGACATCCCAACCACATGCGTTTTTTCACACGGCAG GAGCTGGTGGGCCGCACCTTAATGGCAATGAAATCATTGTGGAAATCCAGGAGACCGTCTTCGTGTCGGACGGTGACGGGAACTTGGCGGTGCAGGGCTACGGGCACGACGATGCTGACTCTGTGGTCATCCAAGATGTAATTGAGGACGTGGTCATAGAGGACGTCCCCTGCTCCGACATCATGGAGGGGACCCCGGTGTCAGAGACGGTCATCATCCCCGAGCAGGTCCTGGAGGATGAGGTGGGCACAGAGGTGGAGGAGCACGAGCTGGAAGAGGATGAGACGTCCCTGGCCCACTGCAATGTGCCAGAGAGTGAATTGGACTCTGAACTGGTTGAGGGAGAGTTGACGGCGCCCGGTGCAGAGAGTGATGTTCACTCTGTTCCAGAGCACATGGTGGGAGAGGAGATTGCGGAGGACGAGCTTGGGGAAGAGATGATTTCAGAGGAGGTCCTGGTAGCGGACTGCGCCTCAGAGGCAGTGATCGACGCCAACGGGATCTCAATGGAGGAACATGAGGGCGATGATGAGAACTGTGACAACTACCTCATGATCTCAC TGGATGACGCTGAGAAGATTGACGGGACAGAGGAAATAACTATGGGAAGCGGGGTGGACGGTGACCATAAAATGGACGGATCGTGTTCAGAAGTGATCAAGGTGTACATCTTCAAAGCGGACCCGGGGGAGGAGGACTTGG GTGGCACGGTCGATATTGTGGAAAGCGAGTCGGAGAATGGCGACGGACTTCTCGATCTTCACGGTGGAGGGCGCCTGCCTCGGGAAAAGATGGTTTACATGGCCATGAATGACTCTCAGAATGAAGACGACTTGG ATGTGGCAGAGATTGCTGATGAGGTTTACATGGAGGTGATTGTTGGAGAGGAGGATGCTTCCGTGACCCACGAACACCAGCTGGATGACTCGGAATTGAACAAGACCTTCATGCCGGTAGCTTGGGCTGCCGCGTACG GTAATAACACGGGTAGTAGCTTGGACGGGGTTGAGCACAGGAACGGCACCGCCAGCGCCCTGTTGCACATAGACGAGTCTGACGGGCTGGATAGGCTTTCAAAACAGAAAccaaagaagaggaggagaggagaaaatAGGCAATACCAAACAG CCATAATCATTGGTCCTGATGGCCACCCGTTGACTGTTTACCCATGTATGATCTGCGGCAAGAAGTTCAAGTCCCGAGGCTTCCTGAAGAGGCACATGAAGAACCACCCGGAGCACCTGGCCCGCAAGAAGTACCGCTGCACGGACTGCGACTACACCACCAACAAGAAGGTGAGCCTGCATAACCACCTGGAGAGCCACAAGCTCACGGCTGCCGTCGTCAAAACGGAGAAGGACTTGGAGTGCGACGAGTGCGGGAAGGTGTTCCTGCATACCAATGCATTGTTTGCCCACAAGCTGACTCACAAGGAGAAGAATGGCAACAAGATGCACCGGTGCAAGTTCTGCGAGTATGAGACAGCGGAGCAGGGCCTGCTGAACAGACACCTGCTGGCGGTGCACAGCAAAAGCTTCCCGCACATCTGTGTGGAATGTGGTAAGGGCTTCCGCCACCCATCTGAGCTCAAGaagcacatgcgcacacacacaggggagaagccGTACCTGTGCCAGTACTGCGATTACAGGTCGGCCGACTCCTCCAACCTGAAGACTCACGTCAAGACCAAGCACAGCAAGGAGATGCCCTTCAAGTGTGAAATCTGCCTGCAGACGTTTGCAGACTCCAAGGACCTGCAGGCGCATGCCATCCTGCACCAGGAGAGCAAGAGCCACCAGTGCCTGCACTGCGACCACAAGAGCTCCAACTCCAGCGATCTGAAGCGGCACGTCATCTCTGTGCACACCAAGGACTACCCCCACAAGTGTGAGGTGTGCGAGAAGGGCTTCCACCGGCCCTCCGAGCTGAAGAAGCATGAGGCGGCACACCGGGGGAAAAAGATGCACCAATGCAGACACTGCGAGTTCCAGATTGCAGACCCCTTCGTGTTGAGCCGGCACATTCTGTCCGTGCACACCAAGGAGCTACCGTTCAGGTGCAAGCGCTGCCGAAAGGGCTTCAGGCAGCAGGCGGAACTGAAAAAGCACATGAAGACACACAGTGGTAAGAAGGTGTACCAGTGTGAGTACTGCGAGTACAGCACCACAGACGCTTCGGGCTTTAAACGCCACGTAATCTCCATCCACACCAAAGACTACCCCCACCGCTGCGACTACTGCAAGAAAGGCTTCCGCCGGCCGTCCGAAAAGAACCAGCACACCCTGAAACACCACAAAGAGGCCAGCTTGGCGTGA
- the ZFX gene encoding zinc finger X-chromosomal protein isoform X3: protein MGSGVDGDHKMDGSCSEVIKVYIFKADPGEEDLGGTVDIVESESENGDGLLDLHGGGRLPREKMVYMAMNDSQNEDDLDVAEIADEVYMEVIVGEEDASVTHEHQLDDSELNKTFMPVAWAAAYGNNTGSSLDGVEHRNGTASALLHIDESDGLDRLSKQKPKKRRRGENRQYQTAIIIGPDGHPLTVYPCMICGKKFKSRGFLKRHMKNHPEHLARKKYRCTDCDYTTNKKVSLHNHLESHKLTAAVVKTEKDLECDECGKVFLHTNALFAHKLTHKEKNGNKMHRCKFCEYETAEQGLLNRHLLAVHSKSFPHICVECGKGFRHPSELKKHMRTHTGEKPYLCQYCDYRSADSSNLKTHVKTKHSKEMPFKCEICLQTFADSKDLQAHAILHQESKSHQCLHCDHKSSNSSDLKRHVISVHTKDYPHKCEVCEKGFHRPSELKKHEAAHRGKKMHQCRHCEFQIADPFVLSRHILSVHTKELPFRCKRCRKGFRQQAELKKHMKTHSGKKVYQCEYCEYSTTDASGFKRHVISIHTKDYPHRCDYCKKGFRRPSEKNQHTLKHHKEASLA, encoded by the exons ATGGGAAGCGGGGTGGACGGTGACCATAAAATGGACGGATCGTGTTCAGAAGTGATCAAGGTGTACATCTTCAAAGCGGACCCGGGGGAGGAGGACTTGG GTGGCACGGTCGATATTGTGGAAAGCGAGTCGGAGAATGGCGACGGACTTCTCGATCTTCACGGTGGAGGGCGCCTGCCTCGGGAAAAGATGGTTTACATGGCCATGAATGACTCTCAGAATGAAGACGACTTGG ATGTGGCAGAGATTGCTGATGAGGTTTACATGGAGGTGATTGTTGGAGAGGAGGATGCTTCCGTGACCCACGAACACCAGCTGGATGACTCGGAATTGAACAAGACCTTCATGCCGGTAGCTTGGGCTGCCGCGTACG GTAATAACACGGGTAGTAGCTTGGACGGGGTTGAGCACAGGAACGGCACCGCCAGCGCCCTGTTGCACATAGACGAGTCTGACGGGCTGGATAGGCTTTCAAAACAGAAAccaaagaagaggaggagaggagaaaatAGGCAATACCAAACAG CCATAATCATTGGTCCTGATGGCCACCCGTTGACTGTTTACCCATGTATGATCTGCGGCAAGAAGTTCAAGTCCCGAGGCTTCCTGAAGAGGCACATGAAGAACCACCCGGAGCACCTGGCCCGCAAGAAGTACCGCTGCACGGACTGCGACTACACCACCAACAAGAAGGTGAGCCTGCATAACCACCTGGAGAGCCACAAGCTCACGGCTGCCGTCGTCAAAACGGAGAAGGACTTGGAGTGCGACGAGTGCGGGAAGGTGTTCCTGCATACCAATGCATTGTTTGCCCACAAGCTGACTCACAAGGAGAAGAATGGCAACAAGATGCACCGGTGCAAGTTCTGCGAGTATGAGACAGCGGAGCAGGGCCTGCTGAACAGACACCTGCTGGCGGTGCACAGCAAAAGCTTCCCGCACATCTGTGTGGAATGTGGTAAGGGCTTCCGCCACCCATCTGAGCTCAAGaagcacatgcgcacacacacaggggagaagccGTACCTGTGCCAGTACTGCGATTACAGGTCGGCCGACTCCTCCAACCTGAAGACTCACGTCAAGACCAAGCACAGCAAGGAGATGCCCTTCAAGTGTGAAATCTGCCTGCAGACGTTTGCAGACTCCAAGGACCTGCAGGCGCATGCCATCCTGCACCAGGAGAGCAAGAGCCACCAGTGCCTGCACTGCGACCACAAGAGCTCCAACTCCAGCGATCTGAAGCGGCACGTCATCTCTGTGCACACCAAGGACTACCCCCACAAGTGTGAGGTGTGCGAGAAGGGCTTCCACCGGCCCTCCGAGCTGAAGAAGCATGAGGCGGCACACCGGGGGAAAAAGATGCACCAATGCAGACACTGCGAGTTCCAGATTGCAGACCCCTTCGTGTTGAGCCGGCACATTCTGTCCGTGCACACCAAGGAGCTACCGTTCAGGTGCAAGCGCTGCCGAAAGGGCTTCAGGCAGCAGGCGGAACTGAAAAAGCACATGAAGACACACAGTGGTAAGAAGGTGTACCAGTGTGAGTACTGCGAGTACAGCACCACAGACGCTTCGGGCTTTAAACGCCACGTAATCTCCATCCACACCAAAGACTACCCCCACCGCTGCGACTACTGCAAGAAAGGCTTCCGCCGGCCGTCCGAAAAGAACCAGCACACCCTGAAACACCACAAAGAGGCCAGCTTGGCGTGA